In Gemmatimonadales bacterium, a single genomic region encodes these proteins:
- a CDS encoding ion channel, translated as MARPGLVNAEEGRDLGFGAVVARESRRRLLNRDGSFNVERRGLRLGSSLSLYHLLLTTSWPRFMAIVAGSYLLVNALFAAAYLLCGAGALVGAGEPGFGRAFFFSVETFSTIGYGSVVPAGAAANLVMTAEALAGLLWLALATGLLFARFSRPTARVLFSRTAVIAPYRGITAFEFRIANARSSQLLEVEATVIFARIEEHGGRPLRRFYPLTLERDSVVFFPLSWTVVHPIDESSPLRGLTRDDLRRADGEFLVLLTGVDETFSQRVHARSSYKWDEIVWGAKFSDIYRHPTGDEPMTIDVGRLHGIEPAA; from the coding sequence GTGGCGCGACCTGGTCTGGTGAACGCGGAGGAGGGCCGGGACCTCGGCTTCGGCGCGGTCGTCGCGCGGGAGAGCCGGCGGCGGCTGCTCAACCGCGACGGGTCGTTCAACGTGGAGCGGCGCGGGCTCCGGCTCGGCTCCTCGCTCAGCCTCTACCACCTGCTGCTGACGACCTCCTGGCCGCGGTTCATGGCGATCGTCGCCGGCTCGTACCTGCTGGTGAACGCGCTGTTCGCCGCGGCGTACCTGCTGTGCGGCGCGGGCGCGCTGGTCGGGGCCGGCGAGCCGGGGTTCGGCCGGGCGTTCTTCTTCAGCGTCGAGACGTTCTCCACCATCGGCTACGGGAGCGTGGTGCCGGCCGGGGCGGCGGCGAACCTGGTGATGACGGCGGAGGCGCTGGCGGGCCTGTTGTGGCTGGCGCTGGCGACCGGGCTCCTGTTCGCGAGGTTCTCGCGCCCCACCGCGCGGGTGCTGTTCAGCCGCACGGCGGTGATCGCGCCCTACCGGGGGATCACGGCGTTCGAGTTCCGGATCGCGAACGCGCGCAGCAGTCAGCTGCTGGAGGTCGAGGCGACGGTGATCTTCGCGCGGATCGAGGAGCACGGCGGGCGGCCGCTGCGCCGCTTCTACCCGCTGACGCTGGAGCGCGACTCGGTCGTCTTCTTCCCGCTTTCGTGGACCGTGGTGCATCCCATCGACGAGTCCAGCCCGCTGCGGGGGTTGACGCGCGACGACCTGCGCCGCGCGGACGGCGAGTTCCTGGTGCTGCTCACCGGCGTCGACGAGACGTTCTCGCAGCGGGTGCACGCGCGCAGCTCGTACAAGTGGGACGAGATCGTGTGGGGCGCGAAGTTCAGCGACATCTACCGCCACCCGACCGGCGACGAGCCCATGACCATCGACGTGGGCCGGCTCCACGGCATCGAGCCCGCGGCCTAG
- a CDS encoding YpdA family putative bacillithiol disulfide reductase — protein sequence MDVERPVEDVLIAGAGPIGLACAVSAKHHGADPLVIDAGAVVNSIVHYPIGMTFFTTPDLLEIGGHPLACAGQKPTREEALKYYRGVVRAEGLRVRPYTTLAAVTREQTLLRCDLRDRRGSRAVGCRRLVLATGYYDHPNLMGVEGEQLPHVSHRFDEAHRSFGLDVVVIGGKNSAIEAALELFRAGARVTLVYRRKELKPTVKYWLKPDFENRLKAGEIAARLGAEVLRIDESAVVIRDADGREERLAAARVYALTGYHPDFDLFRRIGIRLDEATGRPECDGETLETNVPGVYMAGSITAGRATSEVFIENGRFDGERIFAAAGSRNPGGPGA from the coding sequence ATGGACGTGGAACGACCCGTCGAGGACGTGCTGATCGCAGGCGCAGGCCCCATCGGGCTCGCCTGCGCCGTCTCCGCCAAGCACCACGGCGCCGACCCGCTGGTGATCGACGCCGGCGCGGTCGTCAACTCGATCGTGCATTACCCCATCGGGATGACGTTCTTCACGACTCCGGATCTGCTCGAGATCGGCGGCCACCCGCTGGCGTGTGCCGGCCAGAAGCCGACCCGCGAGGAGGCCCTCAAGTACTACCGCGGCGTGGTGCGGGCGGAAGGCCTGCGGGTCCGGCCCTACACCACCCTCGCGGCGGTCACACGGGAACAGACGCTCCTCCGCTGCGACCTGCGGGACCGGCGCGGCTCCAGGGCCGTGGGGTGCCGCCGGCTGGTGCTCGCCACCGGATACTACGACCACCCCAACCTGATGGGCGTGGAGGGCGAGCAGCTGCCGCACGTCAGCCACCGCTTCGACGAGGCGCACCGCTCGTTCGGTCTCGACGTGGTCGTGATCGGCGGCAAGAACTCGGCGATCGAGGCGGCGCTGGAGCTGTTTCGCGCCGGGGCCCGGGTCACGCTCGTCTACCGCCGCAAGGAGCTGAAGCCCACCGTGAAGTACTGGCTGAAGCCCGACTTCGAAAACCGTCTCAAGGCGGGAGAGATCGCCGCGCGGCTCGGTGCCGAGGTGCTGCGCATCGACGAGAGCGCGGTCGTCATCCGGGACGCCGACGGCCGCGAGGAGCGCCTGGCCGCCGCGCGGGTCTACGCGCTCACCGGATATCACCCCGACTTCGACCTGTTCCGGCGGATCGGGATCCGGCTCGACGAAGCGACCGGCCGTCCCGAGTGCGACGGCGAGACCCTCGAGACCAACGTCCCCGGGGTCTACATGGCCGGCAGCATCACGGCCGGACGCGCGACGTCCGAGGTCTTCATCGAGAACGGACGCTTCGACGGCGAGCGCATCTTCGCCGCCGCCGGGAGCCGAAACCCCGGAGGCCCGGGAGCGTAG
- a CDS encoding sulfite exporter TauE/SafE family protein, with protein MNTLAFSATLAAAAFCAGFLGSLTGLGGGFIVTPVLTILFGADIRYAIGASLVSIIATSSGAAAAYVKEGFTNLRVGMLLEIATVTGALVGASLVTALPTRALFVVFGLVLLASAYLTTRPHAEHLTAGLPPDRLASRLRLDSEYPTPAGPLRYRVRHVPGGFVLMWVAGVLSGLLGIGSGAVKVLAMDQVMYLPFKVSTATSNFMIGVTAAASAGIYLRHGFVDPALAMPVTLGVLAGSVVGARLLFGAKTTRLRLLFAAALVAVALEMIYKGAAGGR; from the coding sequence TTGAACACCCTCGCCTTCAGCGCGACCCTCGCCGCGGCAGCCTTCTGCGCCGGCTTCCTGGGCTCCCTCACGGGCCTGGGGGGCGGGTTCATCGTCACGCCGGTGCTCACGATCCTGTTCGGCGCCGACATCCGCTACGCCATCGGGGCCTCGCTCGTGTCGATCATCGCCACGAGCTCGGGGGCGGCGGCCGCCTACGTGAAGGAGGGGTTCACCAACCTCCGCGTGGGGATGCTGCTCGAGATCGCCACCGTGACCGGCGCGCTGGTGGGCGCATCCCTGGTCACGGCGCTCCCGACGCGCGCGCTGTTCGTCGTGTTCGGGCTGGTGCTGCTGGCCTCGGCCTATCTCACCACCCGGCCGCACGCCGAGCACCTCACGGCCGGCCTGCCGCCCGATCGCCTCGCGTCCCGGTTGCGGCTCGACTCGGAGTACCCCACGCCCGCGGGGCCGCTGCGCTACCGCGTGCGCCACGTCCCCGGGGGCTTCGTGCTCATGTGGGTCGCGGGGGTGCTGTCGGGGCTGCTCGGCATCGGCTCCGGGGCCGTGAAGGTGTTGGCGATGGACCAGGTGATGTACCTCCCGTTCAAGGTCTCCACGGCCACGAGCAACTTCATGATCGGCGTGACGGCGGCGGCCAGCGCCGGCATCTACCTGCGCCACGGGTTCGTGGACCCCGCCCTCGCGATGCCGGTGACGCTGGGCGTGCTGGCGGGGTCCGTGGTCGGCGCCCGGCTCCTGTTCGGAGCAAAGACCACGCGGCTCAGGCTGCTGTTCGCGGCCGCGCTCGTCGCGGTCGCCCTGGAGATGATCTACAAGGGCGCGGCGGGAGGCCGGTAG
- a CDS encoding DUF1634 domain-containing protein, with amino-acid sequence MRVPWRDVKDADVQQAVGNLLRAGVLLAAAVVLAGGAIFLWRHGGAAADYHVFRGEPVYLDHLGAILHDAASGGGRGIIQLGLLVLVATPVARVAFTAVAFAFERDRTYTLVALLVLVLLLKSLAG; translated from the coding sequence ATGCGCGTGCCGTGGCGCGACGTGAAGGACGCCGACGTACAGCAGGCGGTGGGCAACCTGCTGCGCGCGGGGGTCCTCCTGGCCGCGGCGGTCGTGCTCGCGGGCGGCGCGATCTTCCTGTGGCGCCACGGCGGGGCGGCGGCGGACTACCACGTGTTCCGCGGCGAGCCGGTCTACCTCGACCACCTCGGCGCCATCCTGCACGACGCGGCTTCGGGCGGCGGCCGCGGCATCATCCAGCTCGGGCTGCTGGTCCTCGTGGCGACGCCGGTGGCGCGGGTGGCGTTCACGGCCGTCGCCTTCGCCTTCGAGCGGGACCGCACCTACACGCTCGTCGCCCTGCTGGTGCTGGTGCTGCTTCTCAAGAGCCTCGCCGGCTGA
- a CDS encoding zinc-dependent alcohol dehydrogenase family protein produces the protein MRAMLLEAAGRPLVAADLGDPVPGPGQLLLRVLACGVCRTDLHVLDGELPKPKLPLVLGHEIVAEVVAGGPLATRFAAGDRVGVPWLGWTCGECPQCRAGRENLCARARFTGYDIDGGYAEYAIADERYCFALPDADPAETAPLLCAGLIGYRSLLAAGDAAERLGIYGFGAAAHIVAQLARAQGRRVFAFTRPGDEEAARFARQLGAAWTGSSGDQPPEPLDAAIIYAPVGALVPAALKAVDRGGTVVCAGIHMSDIPAFPYELLWGERVVRSVANLTRQDGEQFLALAPRVPVRTSVQPFPLERAGEALDLLRAGRVRGAAVLVPALAPPAPAPARPHA, from the coding sequence ATGCGCGCGATGCTCCTCGAGGCGGCGGGCCGGCCGCTCGTCGCGGCCGATCTCGGGGACCCCGTGCCGGGGCCCGGTCAGCTGCTGCTGCGGGTGCTGGCATGCGGCGTGTGCCGGACCGACCTCCACGTGCTCGACGGCGAGCTGCCGAAGCCGAAGCTCCCCCTCGTGCTGGGCCACGAGATCGTGGCCGAAGTGGTCGCCGGCGGCCCGCTCGCCACCCGCTTCGCCGCCGGCGACCGCGTCGGAGTGCCGTGGCTCGGTTGGACCTGCGGCGAGTGCCCGCAGTGCCGCGCCGGCCGCGAGAACCTCTGCGCCAGGGCGCGGTTCACCGGCTACGACATCGACGGCGGCTACGCCGAGTACGCGATCGCCGACGAGCGCTACTGCTTCGCCCTGCCCGACGCCGATCCGGCCGAGACCGCACCGCTGCTGTGCGCCGGCCTCATCGGCTACCGCTCGCTTTTGGCCGCGGGCGATGCGGCCGAGCGCCTCGGCATCTACGGGTTCGGCGCCGCCGCCCACATCGTCGCGCAGCTCGCGCGCGCGCAGGGACGCCGCGTCTTCGCGTTCACGCGCCCGGGCGACGAGGAAGCCGCCCGCTTCGCGCGGCAGCTCGGGGCGGCGTGGACCGGCTCCTCCGGCGACCAGCCCCCCGAACCGCTCGACGCCGCGATCATCTACGCTCCCGTCGGCGCCCTCGTCCCGGCCGCCCTGAAGGCGGTGGATCGCGGCGGCACGGTGGTCTGCGCGGGCATTCACATGAGCGACATCCCGGCGTTTCCCTACGAGCTGCTCTGGGGGGAGCGCGTGGTGCGCTCCGTGGCGAACCTCACCCGGCAGGACGGCGAGCAGTTCCTCGCCCTCGCCCCGCGCGTCCCCGTGCGCACCTCCGTTCAGCCCTTTCCGCTCGAGCGGGCCGGCGAGGCGCTCGACCTGCTGCGCGCGGGCCGGGTCCGGGGCGCCGCGGTTCTCGTCCCCGCCCTGGCGCCACCAGCGCCGGCGCCGGCGCGCCCGCACGCCTGA
- a CDS encoding S46 family peptidase codes for MHRVRIAPVMFLALSLGAAAALRAQQPATAEYPGIETGKMWTFDAPPLDYWAHRYNFRPSQDWLDHVRLSAGRLPGCSASFVSPDGLVMSNHHCGRGCIDAVTKPGEDLLRDGFYARTRDDERPCPGMSLDQLLAITDVTDSVSAAIPAGTPAGRAATLRDAAIKGLEDRCQGGAADVRCQVVTMYAGGQYKLYRFRHYTDLRLVFAVESQTGFFGGDPDNFTYPRYDLDMSIVRVYVNGQPAHTEYFRWSPNGSSDHELVFAVGNPGGTGRLNTVAQMEYLRDVQYPANLRQLADRIRIAHQLSNLSEGRARVLRNLIFGLENSYKAIDGYQAGLTNPAMMAHKREWERNFRAKVDANPEWKRLYGSAWDESAAVWHQLGQLAVRRRYYAFDAYGARLLQLAAYIVRQPAEAAKPDSERLLMYRDSMQQRVQGMVAAPVDTASEIMTLAAYFGQLQKDMPAADPLVRMVLAGRTPEVAAREMVTGSQLLTADQRQALIQGGAAAVKASTDPFIRLAAFIDPVERQITKQVTDLNARDAQASERIARALLAVFGNTVSPDATFSLRIQDGEVMGYPYNGTVAPPFTTFYGLYDRFYSFGQKSPFDLTPRWVSHRDSLNLSTPFDAVSTCDIIGGNSGSPVINKNAEIVGLVFDGNIEDQPLRFLYSEAVGRAVWVDSRGIIEALRHVYDAGALADEMTGKR; via the coding sequence ATGCATCGAGTGCGCATCGCTCCTGTGATGTTCCTGGCCCTCAGCCTGGGTGCCGCCGCGGCCCTCCGCGCGCAGCAGCCGGCGACGGCCGAGTACCCGGGGATCGAGACCGGGAAGATGTGGACCTTCGACGCGCCGCCGCTGGACTACTGGGCCCATCGCTACAACTTCCGCCCCAGCCAGGACTGGCTCGATCACGTGCGCCTGTCGGCCGGCCGGCTGCCGGGCTGCTCGGCGTCGTTCGTCTCGCCCGACGGCCTGGTGATGAGCAACCACCACTGCGGCCGCGGCTGCATCGACGCCGTGACCAAGCCCGGTGAGGATCTGCTGCGGGACGGCTTCTACGCCAGGACGCGCGACGATGAGCGGCCGTGTCCGGGGATGTCCCTCGACCAGCTGCTCGCCATCACCGACGTCACCGACAGCGTCAGCGCGGCCATTCCGGCGGGAACGCCGGCCGGCCGGGCGGCGACCCTGCGCGACGCCGCGATCAAGGGGCTCGAGGACCGCTGCCAGGGCGGCGCGGCCGACGTCCGCTGCCAGGTCGTCACCATGTACGCGGGCGGTCAGTACAAGCTGTACCGGTTCCGGCACTACACCGACCTGAGACTGGTGTTCGCAGTCGAGAGCCAGACCGGGTTCTTCGGGGGTGACCCGGACAACTTCACCTACCCGCGCTACGACCTCGACATGTCCATCGTGCGCGTGTACGTGAACGGCCAGCCCGCGCACACCGAGTACTTCCGCTGGAGCCCGAACGGTTCGAGCGACCACGAGCTGGTGTTCGCGGTCGGCAATCCCGGAGGGACGGGCCGGCTCAACACGGTGGCCCAGATGGAGTACCTGCGCGACGTGCAGTATCCGGCGAACCTGCGCCAGCTGGCGGACCGGATCCGGATCGCGCATCAGCTTTCCAACCTGAGCGAGGGCCGGGCTCGCGTCCTGCGCAACTTGATCTTCGGCCTCGAGAACTCCTACAAGGCGATCGACGGGTACCAGGCCGGCCTCACCAATCCGGCCATGATGGCGCACAAGCGGGAGTGGGAGCGGAACTTCCGCGCCAAGGTGGACGCGAACCCCGAGTGGAAGCGGCTGTATGGCAGCGCGTGGGACGAGAGCGCGGCCGTGTGGCACCAGCTCGGCCAGCTGGCCGTGCGGCGGCGCTACTACGCGTTCGACGCCTATGGCGCCCGGCTGCTGCAGCTCGCGGCCTACATCGTGCGCCAGCCGGCGGAGGCCGCCAAGCCCGACAGCGAGCGCCTGCTGATGTATCGCGACTCGATGCAGCAGCGAGTGCAGGGAATGGTCGCGGCGCCGGTGGACACGGCGTCCGAGATCATGACGCTGGCCGCCTACTTCGGGCAGCTGCAGAAGGACATGCCCGCCGCCGACCCGCTGGTCAGGATGGTGCTGGCCGGCCGCACGCCCGAAGTGGCGGCGCGCGAGATGGTCACGGGCAGCCAGCTCCTCACGGCGGACCAGCGGCAGGCCCTGATCCAGGGCGGCGCCGCGGCGGTGAAGGCCTCGACCGACCCGTTCATCAGGCTGGCGGCCTTCATCGACCCGGTGGAACGGCAGATCACGAAGCAGGTGACCGACCTCAACGCCCGCGACGCGCAGGCGTCCGAGCGCATCGCCCGCGCGCTGCTGGCGGTGTTCGGCAACACCGTCTCGCCCGATGCCACGTTCAGCCTGCGGATCCAGGACGGCGAAGTGATGGGGTATCCGTACAACGGCACCGTCGCTCCGCCGTTCACGACCTTCTACGGCCTGTACGACCGGTTCTACAGCTTCGGGCAGAAGTCGCCGTTCGACCTGACGCCGCGCTGGGTGTCGCATCGCGATTCGCTCAACCTGTCCACCCCGTTCGACGCGGTGTCGACCTGCGACATCATCGGCGGCAACTCGGGCAGCCCGGTGATCAACAAGAACGCGGAGATCGTCGGGTTGGTCTTCGACGGCAACATCGAGGACCAGCCGCTCCGCTTCCTCTACTCGGAGGCGGTGGGGCGCGCCGTGTGGGTGGATTCCCGCGGCATCATCGAGGCGCTCCGGCACGTGTACGACGCCGGTGCGCTGGCCGACGAGATGACGGGCAAGCGCTAG